In a genomic window of Acidobacteriota bacterium:
- a CDS encoding glycosyltransferase, with product MPPPDWLIFLALLSLLEGLYSLRGGLRFLRMFRRASEAVPGSYAPPLTLTVPCRGLDPGLDRNLSAFLDLEYPDWQLLLVTDDQADASVPVIRSLLERSAHSRVRLLFSGKARGRSQKVHNLLHALAHLRPRDRVLVFGDSDIRPDPLWLRHLVAPLEDHEVGASTGYRWYLPQKGGFGSVLRSVWNAGIASLMSEGNSYFAWGGAMAIRREVFDSCAVADHWQHTLSDDLSLSRAVKAGGRSIRFQPKCLSFSYEDASLRDLLGWSRRQLAITRVYHPNLWRAAFATQLVYLVAVWGGGAWARTSLNLYGPDPRSVALAVLVIAILAAGAVKAWLRLRAVAVLFPEAPLPSGWLVIPHTCWGALANLVTVAAMVGSLSTRNLRWRGITYRMVSPTETRVLD from the coding sequence GTGCCGCCGCCGGACTGGCTCATTTTCCTGGCCCTGCTCTCCCTGCTGGAAGGCCTGTATTCGCTGAGGGGAGGCCTCCGGTTTCTGCGGATGTTCCGCAGGGCGTCGGAAGCGGTCCCGGGATCGTATGCCCCCCCGTTGACGTTGACGGTTCCGTGCCGGGGGCTGGATCCGGGCCTGGACCGGAACCTTTCGGCGTTTCTGGATCTGGAGTACCCCGACTGGCAGTTGCTCCTGGTCACCGATGACCAGGCCGACGCTTCCGTGCCGGTGATCCGGTCCCTGCTGGAACGCTCTGCCCATAGCCGGGTCCGGCTTCTGTTCTCGGGGAAAGCCCGGGGGAGGAGCCAGAAGGTCCACAACCTGCTCCATGCGCTGGCCCACCTTCGGCCTCGCGACCGGGTGCTGGTGTTCGGCGACTCGGACATCCGGCCCGACCCCCTCTGGCTCCGCCACCTGGTGGCGCCCCTGGAAGATCACGAGGTGGGGGCCAGCACCGGCTATCGCTGGTATCTCCCCCAGAAGGGGGGCTTCGGATCGGTCCTCCGATCGGTCTGGAACGCGGGCATCGCTTCCCTGATGAGCGAGGGCAACAGCTACTTCGCCTGGGGAGGGGCCATGGCGATCCGCCGGGAGGTCTTCGACTCCTGCGCCGTCGCGGACCACTGGCAGCACACGCTCAGCGACGACCTCTCGCTGAGCCGGGCGGTGAAAGCCGGCGGGCGGTCCATCCGGTTCCAACCCAAGTGCCTGAGCTTTTCCTACGAGGACGCGAGCCTCAGGGATCTGCTGGGGTGGAGCCGCCGGCAACTGGCCATCACCCGGGTCTACCATCCGAACCTCTGGAGAGCGGCATTCGCCACGCAATTGGTCTATCTGGTGGCCGTGTGGGGGGGAGGCGCTTGGGCCCGGACCAGCCTCAACCTCTACGGTCCGGATCCCCGGTCGGTGGCGCTTGCGGTCCTGGTGATCGCCATCCTGGCGGCCGGAGCCGTCAAGGCCTGGCTCCGGCTTCGGGCCGTGGCCGTGCTCTTTCCCGAGGCGCCGCTCCCGAGCGGGTGGCTGGTCATCCCCCACACCTGCTGGGGGGCGCTGGCCAACCTGGTCACCGTGGCCGCAATGGTGGGGTCCCTGTCGACCCGGAACCTGCGCTGGCGGGGGATCACCTATCGCATGGTCTCTCCCACCGAGACCCGGGTATTGGATTGA
- a CDS encoding EVE domain-containing protein has translation MAQYWLLKSEPKDYSYEDLERDQRTVWDGVANRLALKHLNRMGPGDQAFIYHTGRVRAIIGIADVVSSPYPDPEKDDPTLTVVDVEARKRLARPVTLKEVKADPRFAGFILVRLPRLSVMPVSETQWRQLLEMSGT, from the coding sequence ATGGCTCAATACTGGTTGCTCAAATCCGAGCCCAAAGATTATTCATACGAGGATCTGGAACGGGACCAGCGTACGGTCTGGGACGGAGTGGCCAACCGGCTGGCACTGAAACACCTGAACCGGATGGGTCCGGGGGATCAGGCCTTCATCTACCACACGGGCCGGGTCCGGGCCATCATCGGCATCGCCGACGTGGTCTCGTCCCCCTATCCCGATCCCGAGAAGGACGATCCCACGTTGACGGTGGTGGACGTGGAGGCGCGGAAGCGGCTGGCCCGGCCGGTCACACTGAAAGAGGTCAAGGCGGACCCTCGCTTCGCCGGTTTCATTCTGGTCCGGCTTCCCCGGCTCTCGGTCATGCCCGTGTCCGAGACCCAGTGGCGTCAGTTGCTGGAAATGTCCGGCACGTAG
- a CDS encoding dTDP-4-dehydrorhamnose 3,5-epimerase family protein, with translation MIEGVSVTELVTHTDSRGFFREILRVTDHHFQEGFGQWSHSLMYTGVAKAWHVHGKQTDWWYVAGGVLKVALHDRRSGSPTEGETMELFMGDGYPPILLGIPPGVAHGCKCLAGPAHLLYVTSRVYDPGDEGRIPHDDPEIGYDWVAGPPIK, from the coding sequence TTGATCGAAGGCGTTTCAGTCACGGAGCTGGTGACCCACACCGACAGCCGCGGCTTCTTCCGGGAGATTCTCCGGGTGACTGACCATCACTTCCAGGAGGGGTTCGGCCAGTGGAGCCACAGCCTCATGTACACCGGAGTGGCCAAGGCCTGGCACGTCCACGGCAAGCAGACCGACTGGTGGTACGTGGCGGGCGGCGTTTTGAAGGTGGCCCTGCACGACCGCCGCAGCGGATCCCCCACCGAGGGGGAGACCATGGAACTGTTCATGGGCGACGGATATCCGCCCATCCTGCTGGGAATCCCGCCCGGTGTCGCCCATGGCTGCAAGTGCCTGGCCGGTCCGGCCCACCTCCTGTATGTGACATCCCGCGTCTACGACCCCGGCGACGAAGGACGGATCCCGCACGACGATCCCGAGATCGGCTATGACTGGGTCGCGGGACCGCCCATCAAGTGA
- a CDS encoding HEAT repeat domain-containing protein gives MKEPHGDPAVRINACRRLYEMGTPEALLALLDRYTISTSPLIRDQEEKEELLSWIVRIDRKAVPSLLTFLKRERQVYWPLRALQEILPSDELAARIDEILRYHWEYPPASSEPKTQLIRSLEEIHSAELLETVRLFLEDEDDDVCLAAADYLFGRPQEEGRESVLKCYLDAEDRPRVRAQILERLAEHGWKVTGFRAKVEESLPPGYTLSRGGTLRVLGTR, from the coding sequence GTGAAGGAGCCTCACGGGGATCCGGCCGTCCGGATCAATGCCTGCCGGCGCCTGTATGAGATGGGCACGCCCGAAGCCCTGCTGGCGCTCTTGGACCGCTACACCATCAGCACGTCTCCCCTGATTCGGGACCAGGAGGAAAAGGAGGAACTGCTCTCCTGGATTGTCCGAATCGATCGGAAAGCCGTCCCCTCCCTGCTCACGTTCCTGAAGCGGGAGAGGCAGGTCTACTGGCCCCTGCGGGCGCTTCAGGAAATCCTGCCCAGCGACGAATTGGCGGCGCGCATCGACGAGATCCTCCGCTACCATTGGGAATATCCTCCGGCCAGTTCCGAGCCCAAGACCCAGTTGATCCGGTCGCTGGAGGAGATTCATTCGGCCGAGTTGCTGGAGACGGTGCGGCTGTTCCTGGAGGACGAGGACGACGACGTCTGCCTGGCGGCGGCGGACTATCTCTTCGGCCGTCCCCAGGAGGAGGGCCGCGAATCGGTGTTGAAGTGCTACCTGGACGCGGAGGACCGCCCCCGGGTCCGCGCCCAGATCCTGGAGCGTCTGGCGGAGCATGGTTGGAAGGTGACGGGATTTCGAGCCAAGGTGGAGGAGTCCCTTCCGCCGGGATATACGCTCAGCCGCGGCGGCACCTTGAGGGTGCTGGGTACTCGGTAA
- a CDS encoding NAD(P)H-quinone oxidoreductase, with translation MRAVLIQEPGGPEALRPSEVPDPAPAPGEILVRVRATALNRADLLQRRGLYPPPPGVHPRIPGLEFAGSVEAAGPAVTEFRPGQRVMGLLPGAGYAEKVVTPERLALPIPDRLSFQEAAGIPEVFLTAFDALHLQGGLGPGQTLLLHGAGSGVGTAALQLCRLSGATSIGTSRSRPKLDRCRELGLDHALLTKRGEFREAVLELTGGRGVDLILDMVGAPYLEQNLSCLAPRGQLILIGLLGGPSAPIDLSRILKQSLRIRGTVLRPRPVEEKIRLNQEFRRRILPFFENGVLTPVIDREFPLEEAAEAHSFMESNGNFGKIVLTC, from the coding sequence ATGAGAGCAGTCCTGATCCAAGAACCCGGAGGTCCGGAAGCGCTTCGCCCGAGCGAGGTCCCCGACCCGGCGCCGGCACCCGGAGAAATCCTGGTCCGGGTCCGCGCCACCGCCCTGAACCGGGCCGACCTGCTCCAGCGGCGGGGCCTCTATCCGCCCCCTCCCGGCGTCCATCCCCGGATTCCCGGTCTCGAGTTTGCGGGTTCCGTGGAAGCGGCCGGTCCCGCAGTCACCGAATTCCGGCCGGGACAACGGGTCATGGGCTTGTTGCCGGGTGCGGGCTATGCGGAGAAGGTGGTCACTCCCGAGCGCCTGGCGCTGCCCATACCGGACCGTCTCAGCTTTCAGGAGGCGGCCGGGATCCCCGAGGTCTTCCTGACCGCCTTCGACGCCCTCCATCTGCAGGGCGGACTGGGGCCGGGCCAGACCCTGCTGCTCCATGGGGCCGGCAGCGGCGTGGGAACCGCGGCGCTTCAACTGTGCCGCCTGAGCGGGGCCACGAGCATCGGCACCTCCCGGTCCCGGCCGAAACTGGACCGCTGCCGGGAGCTGGGCCTGGATCACGCCCTTCTCACAAAACGCGGGGAGTTCCGGGAAGCCGTGCTCGAGTTGACGGGAGGAAGAGGGGTCGACCTGATCCTGGACATGGTCGGCGCGCCCTATCTGGAGCAGAATCTCTCCTGCCTGGCTCCCCGGGGCCAGCTGATCCTGATCGGGTTGCTGGGCGGACCATCGGCCCCCATCGACCTCTCGCGGATCCTCAAGCAGAGCCTGCGGATTCGCGGGACGGTCCTGCGTCCCCGTCCGGTGGAGGAGAAGATCCGTCTCAACCAGGAGTTCCGGCGACGAATCCTGCCCTTTTTCGAAAACGGCGTCCTCACACCGGTCATCGACCGGGAGTTTCCCCTGGAGGAGGCGGCCGAGGCGCATTCCTTCATGGAGAGCAACGGGAACTTCGGCAAGATCGTCCTGACCTGTTGA
- the rlmD gene encoding 23S rRNA (uracil(1939)-C(5))-methyltransferase RlmD has translation MLSRGDVVELEVESAAYKGVSVARRNGLVILVRNGVPGDRVRARVVKKKRQHAEAVVEQVLELSPCRVSPACRYFGTCGGCSCQNVDYRSQLSFKRAQVKETLQHLGGITGVEVKSTVPSPSVFYYRNKMEFTFGPNRWLMPEEIQSGVPLRKGFALGLHIPKRHDKILDLETCFLQSPVSVQVVNRVRRLAMDEGWQVYSSYSGEGYLRNLVIRIGSNTGDFMVNLVTRRRRPERMKLLRAELLREFPQITTIVNSINETLSPVASGQEEVVYHGDGVIRERIGDLEFRIAPTTFFQPNTAQARNLFDVVRRHAGLTGHEIVYDLYCGIGTIALFLARSCQKVVGIDNHAAAIAAARSNALANGIRNCTFVLMDAAKALNRNLVLRQGRPEVLVVDPPRAGMHKETCRSILRLAPERVVYVSCNPATQARDLKILAQRYRVESVRPVDMFPQTYHIENVACLVRT, from the coding sequence ATGTTGAGCCGCGGCGATGTTGTGGAGCTGGAAGTCGAGTCGGCCGCCTACAAGGGGGTCTCGGTGGCGCGCCGGAACGGACTGGTCATCCTGGTCCGGAACGGAGTCCCGGGAGACCGGGTCCGGGCCCGCGTCGTCAAGAAGAAACGCCAGCATGCGGAAGCCGTGGTGGAGCAGGTGCTGGAGCTGTCTCCCTGCCGGGTCTCGCCGGCCTGCCGCTATTTCGGCACCTGTGGAGGATGCAGTTGCCAGAATGTGGACTACCGGAGCCAGCTCTCCTTCAAACGGGCGCAGGTAAAAGAGACGCTGCAACACCTGGGAGGGATCACCGGGGTCGAGGTGAAATCCACGGTGCCCTCTCCCAGCGTCTTCTATTACCGCAACAAGATGGAGTTCACCTTCGGGCCCAACCGGTGGTTGATGCCGGAAGAGATCCAAAGCGGAGTTCCGCTCAGGAAGGGTTTCGCCCTGGGCCTTCACATCCCCAAGCGCCACGACAAGATCCTGGATCTGGAAACCTGTTTTCTCCAGAGTCCGGTCAGCGTCCAGGTGGTCAATCGGGTCCGAAGGCTCGCCATGGACGAGGGCTGGCAGGTCTACAGCTCGTATTCGGGTGAAGGGTATCTTCGCAACCTGGTGATCCGAATCGGCTCCAACACGGGCGATTTCATGGTTAATCTGGTGACCCGCCGCCGGCGCCCGGAACGCATGAAGCTGTTGCGCGCCGAACTGTTGCGTGAGTTTCCCCAGATCACCACCATCGTCAACAGCATCAACGAGACCCTTTCGCCGGTGGCCTCGGGCCAGGAGGAAGTGGTCTACCACGGCGACGGAGTCATCCGGGAGCGCATCGGCGACCTGGAATTCCGGATCGCTCCCACGACTTTCTTTCAGCCCAATACGGCCCAGGCCCGCAATCTGTTCGACGTGGTGCGGCGGCATGCCGGTCTCACCGGACACGAGATCGTCTACGACCTGTACTGCGGGATCGGGACCATCGCTCTCTTCCTGGCCCGGAGCTGCCAAAAGGTCGTGGGCATCGACAACCACGCGGCGGCCATTGCCGCCGCCCGGTCAAACGCTCTTGCCAACGGGATCAGGAACTGCACCTTCGTGCTCATGGATGCGGCCAAGGCGCTGAACCGGAACCTGGTTTTGCGGCAGGGACGTCCCGAGGTCCTGGTGGTGGACCCGCCCCGCGCCGGAATGCACAAGGAAACCTGCCGGTCCATCCTCCGATTGGCGCCGGAACGGGTCGTCTACGTCAGTTGCAATCCCGCCACCCAGGCCCGCGACCTCAAGATCCTGGCCCAGCGCTACCGGGTGGAGAGCGTGCGCCCGGTGGACATGTTTCCCCAGACCTACCACATCGAGAACGTCGCCTGCCTGGTCCGGACCTGA